The Methanosarcina acetivorans C2A genome includes the window ACACTATCAAATGAAAAAAATCATTCCAGATTACCTGTAAATTATTTAAAACCATCATCACAAAAATTTAACGTAGAGTGAAAATTTCTTTCACCCTTCTGTTCACGGAAATCATTTATTGTTCCTTCATCTCATTTAACTGTACCATTAACTGTACCATTAACTGTACCATTAACTGTACCATTTGTACAGATACTTAACGTTAGTTGCTGTTTTCCATCTCCACCATCGTTATTGTAAAAGGCTACATAGTCATTGCTTTCATTGTGAGTTTTGATGAGGAAACCAGTATTTTCGTGTTTCCCACTGACATATTCTTTCACGAGGTCAGTTATGTTGAGCTCGAAGTAGCTGTTATCTGATAAGTCGCTAGCTCTCAGAGTAAATGTAGCGTATGGAGTGCTGCCCTGTAGTATACCATTTTTATCATACCAGTCTCCCCCAGGGTTTTTCCATGAAGTGCATCTATCCTTTCCATTCCAGCTTACATAGCTTGGGTCCCAAGCGGAAGCAGGCCTGTAAATCTCAATAACAGTATCTTCTTCGGGCCTTGAGCTTTCAGGATAGAACAGGTAAAGAGAAAGGGTAGCATTATCGATCTCTGCCGGACCTGTATATTCACTCATGTTAAACCACATTATATCCCTGTACCTGCCTCCAGTACTCATAGCTCCCACACCGATAAACTGCTTGTTCTGGATGTTTTTAGGGTGGCATTCATTTAGGCTGCCGCCCTTTGCAGCGGTAATAATTACTTCTAAAGCTGGGTTTTCAACCGGGCTTTCAGCTAATTTTTTGGTTACGTTGAGCCTGGGTCTCTGGGACTCGTTCCCTCCCTCGTTACTGTAGAATGCTATGTAATCCGCATCTTCTGTACGGGTTTTTACCAGGAACCCTGTGTTTTCGTACTTGCCGCTGGCGTACTCTTTTACGAGCTCAGTTACGTTTATCTCATAGTACCTGTTATCCGGCAGGCTGCATCCTTTCAGGGTTATAGTGGCATACGGATCGTCTCCTTGAAGAATTCCGTCTTTATCGAACCAGTCTCCTCCGGGATATGTCCAGGGCACACAATCACCCCTGCTGTTCCAGGTCACACTTTGCGGGTCCCAGGCTGCAGCTGGCCTATATATCTCTACAATCGCATCTTCCGGTCTTGCCCGTCCGTCAGGATAATACCAGTATAGGGAAAGGGTTGCACTGGTAATATTCTCTGCATCGTCGTATTTGCTCAGGTCAAAAAGGATCAGGTCTCTATATCTTCCTACTCCGGGCCTGCCTCCTATATCAATATACGCCTTTTCCTGGTAGGTAATATAAGGAGATGCTTCCCTGAGGCGGTTGTCCGCAATAATGCCTGTTGCGTTCTCCTCAGTAAACGATACGTTTTCCTCAGTCTCTGTAACAGGAGTTTCGTTAACTGTGTTCTTAATGTCGGTCACGGTCGAGGCCCCGGCATATACGCCCATGCCAGCTGCCGGAGAAGTTGACTTCAGGTGATAATCATGGTTTTTCTGATCTACAAAGAGAGGATCTACATAGATGTCGCTGTCTGAGTCAGCATTCTTGTAGGCCCCACCTGCATTGTTATATATGCAGTTATTTTGTAATATGAACTTATGAGTTTCCGGATAATAGTTTACAACTCCTTTACCTGTCCCCTCCGAGCTATACTTACGTTTTAAAGTATTTACAATGATGTTATTACGAACAATTGTTGTATAATCATCACTCATACCATTTGGCTCAAGCCCGCTGAACTGGGGGGCAGACGGATACATGTACATGATAGCAGCATTGTAATTCCCATCAAAAACGTTGTTTTCTATAAGGGTATCATAAAACCCGCTTGTTTCTATACCACACACCCAATTGTAGTTCTGATTTGTACCGCAGCCATAGAATATGTTGTGGTGTATGTGGACATTTGCTGCCTCAGTTTTTGCGTATGACTTACCATAAGCTATAAGCCAGATCCCTGGACCGTATGTATCATAAATAATGTTGTTATATACCTCTATATCATTCATCGGCTGAGCTACATCTTTTCTAGTATACTGTATCTGAATTCCAGGACCTCCTGCGTCCGACTCAAACTCAGTATAAATTATATTGTCATGTATTTTTGCGTGATTGGAATTGTAAAGGCGACAAGCGGAATTTGTTTTAGTCCTGCACGTATTGTTGTAATACTCAATGTTCTCACATTCGATTGCATAAAAGCCGTCATGCCCAAGCTTGTAAATCCTGTTATCATGGAACTTGACAGAGTTACTCTCTTTAATTTTGAGTCCGTCATTATGACTATCATGTAAATACATATTGTAAACTTCAACATCATCATAATAGAACCACATTAAAGTGTGATAACTGCTCCCGCGTGGTTTGTCAGTGTTTCCTTCATAGTTACCGTCGATTTCAAAGCCTCGAATGATTATTTTACCGGGGTTGGTTTTACTAGGGGAAGCCTGTTTTATTAGAGGGATATCCTTCCCCCATGAATTATCATCTTCGATTGTGATAACAGCATTGGAATCTCCTTCCAGGATAGTATTGCTATACATAAGAAGAGGGCTGTCAATGACGTATGTAAATGGCCCTTTAAGGTAAACAGTTGTATATGCAGAATTATCTTTGACATATTTGAGAGCCTGGTTTATCTGCACATGGTCGTCCTTCCCATCGCAGTTGAAGTCTCCGCTTCCGTCTCCAGAAACATATACAACCGGCGCACTCGGGCTGCCTAAAACAGCCGGCACGCCAAGTATAATAAGGCATGTTACCAGGAATAGGGTTCCTAGTTTCCGTTTCAGCATCGCTCTCACCGGGGTTAAAATGATCTGATTTTTGGTTATGTATCTGTAATGAAATTCATTTGTGGGTACAAGGTTGTTCCAGGAAGTCTCTGAACGAAAAACAGGTAAAAATCCTGTTTCTTTCAAAGCCAGGGCGGTCTTTCTTTTTTGTCATCAAAATTTTAAATAAGTCATTCCGTAAGTAAAGTTCTCTTCAATCAAGCGCAGGACTTTCATCTACAGTGTGTCTCCCATACACAGTGTATCTCCCATAATCTCTATCTGAGGTTGGGGGACTTTCAAACTCCAGAATTCCACTTTTACTTAATCCGAGTTCAGCACAACTCATTTAAACAAAACATCTGGGAAAAGTTGAGATTAACCTCCTTGAAATCTGTTACTCTCTTTCCTGCCGGGCTACATAAAATTCACCTATTCTTGGGGGAAATAGCAAAGAATAATAGTCTTGTGCTTAAAATATTAATTTAAGTATTTTCTATTTAAATCTTTTTCAAATACCTTTATTAAAAAATTGTATATAGATTAAAGTATTTCTTAGTACCTCCTACTAACTCAATAACCGGTTATGAAGTCAAGACATAGCAGGAGATATTTTTAGGATGTAGCGAAAAAAAATCTTAGTTGTGCATCTACCAAAACTCAGAAGAATTGAAACAGAAGTGGGAGTATATGGAGTAAAGCTTTGCTTCACTACAAAACATCAAAGAGAAACTTTTTCAGGATTGAGAAAGGTGAATTACAGATTTTTTTTGAGGCATTGCTATTGAAAAAGAGGTAACAACCACAGCCAGCAGAAAGAAATAAATTTTGATTCATGGGATAAGCCCAATAAATAACTGTTTGGATGAAAGGTTTATGGTTCCCGATCACATGTTACAACATTGAATGCCTTGAAAACGAAGAGATTTGCTGCGAACTCTGAATTAAAAAACCATCCTAATCGGTTTTTGCATTAAAAATTACTTGTCTGGTGTTGTGGGTAAATTCAGCTTACCAGACAAATAAAGTATATATAAATTACTGATAATAACAATTTCCGCCCGATATTACCAGTAATTGCCGATAATACCTGTTATGTTCAGATACTACCAACTATTTAATAATACGACATCGTTTTATATAAAGATGTTCTTTATATATGTATTTCATCAGTTCTATATAGTATTTTGTGATAAGAAAGCTGAATTAAGAATATTCTTGCAAAATTTACTCAGGAATCTGGAAGGTAAATTTATACCGATAAGAGAAAATCAAATGAAATTAAGAGGAATCCACATGTTAATTTTTTATTAGTTAATACAATTAATATGACAGTTTCTATGTAAAAAATTTGAGGATAGGGGTAGGACATGGAAACAAGAAAAGTTCAGGTCACAGGGAAGTCTACGTATATTTTGACACTCCCGAAGAAATGGGTAACGAAATCAGCTCTCGGAGCCGGTTCATCAGTTAACCTCTCGTACCAGGAGGACGGCTCTCTCGTGATTTCCCCTCTCACAATAAGAAAACCGACAGCCTCCAGAAGATTGGTGATGAAAGAAAGTGGGGATGAACTTAAAAGAAACATAATAGGTACCTACATTATGGGGAATTGCCAGTTCCTTGAGATAAGTGGAATTGGAGATCAACAGGAAATCAAGAATGAAATCAAGGAGCTCTGCAAGGTACTTATAGGGTTTGAGAT containing:
- a CDS encoding disaggregatase related repeat-containing protein produces the protein MLKRKLGTLFLVTCLIILGVPAVLGSPSAPVVYVSGDGSGDFNCDGKDDHVQINQALKYVKDNSAYTTVYLKGPFTYVIDSPLLMYSNTILEGDSNAVITIEDDNSWGKDIPLIKQASPSKTNPGKIIIRGFEIDGNYEGNTDKPRGSSYHTLMWFYYDDVEVYNMYLHDSHNDGLKIKESNSVKFHDNRIYKLGHDGFYAIECENIEYYNNTCRTKTNSACRLYNSNHAKIHDNIIYTEFESDAGGPGIQIQYTRKDVAQPMNDIEVYNNIIYDTYGPGIWLIAYGKSYAKTEAANVHIHHNIFYGCGTNQNYNWVCGIETSGFYDTLIENNVFDGNYNAAIMYMYPSAPQFSGLEPNGMSDDYTTIVRNNIIVNTLKRKYSSEGTGKGVVNYYPETHKFILQNNCIYNNAGGAYKNADSDSDIYVDPLFVDQKNHDYHLKSTSPAAGMGVYAGASTVTDIKNTVNETPVTETEENVSFTEENATGIIADNRLREASPYITYQEKAYIDIGGRPGVGRYRDLILFDLSKYDDAENITSATLSLYWYYPDGRARPEDAIVEIYRPAAAWDPQSVTWNSRGDCVPWTYPGGDWFDKDGILQGDDPYATITLKGCSLPDNRYYEINVTELVKEYASGKYENTGFLVKTRTEDADYIAFYSNEGGNESQRPRLNVTKKLAESPVENPALEVIITAAKGGSLNECHPKNIQNKQFIGVGAMSTGGRYRDIMWFNMSEYTGPAEIDNATLSLYLFYPESSRPEEDTVIEIYRPASAWDPSYVSWNGKDRCTSWKNPGGDWYDKNGILQGSTPYATFTLRASDLSDNSYFELNITDLVKEYVSGKHENTGFLIKTHNESNDYVAFYNNDGGDGKQQLTLSICTNGTVNGTVNGTVNGTVK